Below is a genomic region from Mesorhizobium sp. NZP2298.
TTCCTGCTCGCCTACCTGACATACGCCCTCGTTCGCCCAGAACGCTTCTGACGGCAACTGGTGCAAGGCACGGAAAGCTACTTCAATGACTCTCAACGGATGGCTACAGATCCTCCTCTACTGCGTGATACTCGTTCTGCTGGTGAAGCCGCTCGGCGGCTACATGTACCGCGTTTTCAACGGCGACCGCACATTTCTCTCACCGGTTCTTGGCCCCCTCGAACGGGGTCTCTATCGCATTTCGGGGACCAGCGAGCGCGAAGAGCAGCACTGGACCACTTACGCGGCAGGCATCATGTTCTTCAGCCTGGCCAGTTTCCTCGTGCTCTATTTCCTGCAGCGGCTGCAGGGCGTGTTGCCCTATAATCCGGCCGGCATGACGGCCGTCGAACCCAATCTCGCCTTCAACACCGCCGTCAGCTTCCCGACCAACACCAACTGGCAGAACTACGGCGGCGAAAGCACGATGTCCTACCTCGTGCAGATGGCCGGCCTGACCGTGCAGAATTTCATGTCCGCGGCGGTCGGCATCGCCATCGCGGTGGCGCTGGTCCGCGGCTTTGCCCGGCATTCGGTCAAGTCGATCGGCAATTTCTGGGTCGATATCACGCGCTGCACGCTCTACATCCTCTTGCCGGCCTGCATCGTGCTCACCCTTGTCTATGTCTGGCTCGGCGTGCCACAGACGCTTGGGTCCTATGTCGACGCCACGACGCTCGAGGGCGCGAAGCAGACGATCGCGGTCGGCCCTGTCGCCTCGCAGCTCGCCATCAAGATGCTCGGCACCAATGGCGGTGGCTTCTTCAACGCCAATTCGGCGCATCCTTTCGAAAACCCCGACGCGATCTCCAATTTCATCCAGATGGTCACGATCTTCGCCCTCGGCGCCGCGCTGACCAATGTGTTCGGCCGCATGGTCGGCAACCAGCGCCAGGGTTGGGCGATCCTGGCCGCGATGGGTGTCCTGTTCGTCGGCGGCGTCGCCATCTGCTATTGGGCCGAAGCCGCCGGCAATCCCCTTGTCCATGCGCTTGGCATCGACGGCGGCAACATGGAAGGCAAGGAGACCCGTTTCGGCATCGCCATGTCGGCACTGTTCGCCGTCATCACGACGGCTGCCTCCTGCGGCGCGGTCAACGCCATGCATGACTCGTTCACCGCGCTCGGAGGCCTGATCCCGATGATCAACATGCAGCTCGGCGAGGTCATCGTCGGCGGTGTCGGCGCCGGTTTCTACGGCATCATGATGTTCATCGTCGTCGCCGTCTTCGTTGCCGGCCTGATGGTCGGCCGCACGCCCGAATATCTCGGCAAGAAGATCGAGGCCAAGGAGGTCAAGATGGCCATGCTGGCCATCTTGTGCCTGCCGCTGGCGATGCTGATCTTCACGGCCATCGCGGTCGTTCTGCCGACCGGCGTCGCCTCCATGGCCAATGGCGGGCCGCATGGCTTCTCGGAGGTGCTCTATGCCTACACCTCGGCGGCGGCGAACAACGGCTCGGCCTTTGGCGGTCTCTCCGGCAACACGCCCTGGTACAACATAACGCTCGGCATCACCATGCTGATGGGCCGCTTCCTGGTCATCATCCCCGCGCTTGCCATCGCCGGCTCGCTGGTGGCGAAGAAGACGGTTCCGGCCTCCGCCGGCACCTTCCCGACCGACGGTCCGCTGTTCGTCGGGCTGCTGGTCGGCGTCATCCTGATCGTCGTCGGCCTCACCTTCTTCCCGGCGCTGGCGATTGGCCCGATCGTCGAACACCTGGCCATGGTCCATGGGCAGACCTTCTGAGACCGCCATGTCCTGGTTCAACCTCATGCGACGCAACGTTGAGCGTCGGACCGAAAGGGAGGGGGAGACAATCCCCCCTCCTTTCCCGACCGTGTCCACATTCCTCGGCATTGCGGCAGTCATGATCGTCATCTGGCTGCTGGTCTATGGGCCGCCGCATCTTCCTTCGGCATCCGATCGATCGGTGCCTGCCAACAACATCGATACTGGAGCCAACAAATGAGCCAGTCCAAATCCGCTAGCATCATGGATGCCAGCATCCTGTGGCCCGCCATCGGCGGGGCCTTCAGGAAACTCAACCCGCGTACCCTGATCAGGAACCCGGTGATGTTCGTCGTCGCCGTCGTCTCGGCTCTGACGACCATCCTGTTCATCAGGGACCTGATCACCGGTAGTGGCGATTTCAAGTTCACGCTGCAGATCATCATCTGGCTGTGGTTCACCGTGCTGTTCGCCAATTTCGCCGAAGCCGTCGCCGAAGGCCGCGGCAAGGCGCAAGCCGACTCGCTGCGCAAGGCTCGCACCGAGACCCAGGCCAAGCTTTTGACCGGTGAGGATCGCACGAAATACAAGCTGGTGCCCGGCACCAGCCTGAAAGTCGGCGATGCCGTGCTGGTCGAGGCCGGCGACATCATCCCGTCGGACGGCGAGGTGGTCGAAGGCGTCGCCTCGGTCAACGAGGCGGCGATAACGGGCGAATCCGCACCGGTCATCCGCGAATCCGGTGGTGACCGTTCGGCGGTGACCGGCGGCACGCAGGTGCTGTCCGACTGGATCCGGGTGCGTATCACCGCGGCATCGGGCCACACCTTCCTCGACCGCATGATCTCGCTGGTCGAAGGCGCCGAGCGCCAGAAGACGCCGAACGAGATCGCGCTCAACATCCTGCTGGTCGGCATGACGCTGATCTTCGTGCTGGCCACGGCGACCATCCCGAGCTTTGCCTCCTATTCGGGCGGCTATATCTCGGTGACCGTGCTCGTCGCGCTGTTCGTCACCCTGATCCCGACCACGATCGGCGCGCTGCTGTCGGCGATCGGCATCGCCGGCATGGACCGTCTGGTGCGCTTCAACGTGCTCGCCATGTCGGGCCGCGCCGTCGAGGCGGCGGGCGACGTCGACACGCTGCTGCTCGACAAGACCGGAACCATCACGCTCGGCAACCGCCAGGCGACGGAATTCCGTCCGGTCAAGGGCGTCACCGAGCAGGAACTCGCCGACGCGGCGCAACTCGCCTCGCTCGCCGACGAAACGCCGGAAGGCCGCTCGATCGTCGTGCTGGCCAAGGAGAAATACGGCATCCGCGCCCGTGATATGGCAACGCTGCACGCAACCTTCGTTCCCTTCACCGCGCAGACCCGCATGAGTGGCGTCGACGTCGACGGCTCGTCGGTGCGCAAGGGTGCCGTCGATTCCGTGCTTGCCCATGTCAACCAGTCGACGGTCGCCGCCCACGGCACGCGTCCAAGCAGCGATTCCGTGCGGGATCTCCAGGCGGTCGCCGACGAGATTGCCAAGTCCGGCGGCACGCCGCTGGCGGTCGAGCGTGACGGACGCTTGCTCGGCGTCGTCCATCTCAAGGACATCGTCAAGGGCGGCATCAGCGAGCGCTTCACGGAGCTGCGCCGCATGGGCATCCGCACGGTGATGATCACCGGCGACAATCCGCTGACGGCGGCCGCGATCGCGGCGGAAGCCGGCGTCGACGACTTCCTTGCCCAGGCGACGCCCGAGGACAAGCTGAAGCTGATCCGCGACGAACAGGCCAAGGGCAAGCTGGTCGCCATGTGCGGCGACGGCACCAACGATGCGCCGGCCCTTGCCCAGGCCGACGTCGGCGTCGCCATGAACACCGGCACGGTTGCCGCGCGCGAAGCCGGCAACATGATCGATCTCGACAGCGACCCGACCAAGCTCATCGAGATCGTCGAGATCGGCAAGGCTCTGCTGATGACGCGCGGCTCGCTGACGACCTTCTCGATCGCCAACGACGTGGCCAAGTATTTTGCCATCATCCCGGCAATGTTCGCCGTCTTCTACGTCGCGCCGGGGCAGACCACCGGCCCGCTGCAGGCGCTCAACATCATGCATCTGGCGACGCCGCAGAGCGCCATCCTGTCGGCCATTATCTTCAACGCGCTCATCATCATCGCGCTGATCCCGCTGTCGCTGCGCGGCGTCAAATACCGGGCGATCGGCGCTGGCGCGCTGCTCAGCCGCAACCTCCTGGTTTACGGTCTCGGCGGCATCATTGTCCCCTTCGTCGGCATCAAGGCGATCGATTTGATCGTCACCGCCCTCGGCCTTGCTTAAGGATTACGTTCATGCTCACCCAGATAAGACCCGCGATCATCATGATCGTCTTCTTCACGGTCCTGACCGGCCTGATCTATCCGATCGGCATGACCGGCATTGCGCAGGCGCTGTTCCCCCGCCAGGCCAATGGCAGCCTGATCGAGAAGGACGGCAAGGTCATCGGCTCCGAACTGATCGGCCAGGGCTTCGCCAGCGACAAGTATTTCCATGGCCGGATTTCGGCGGCCGGCAGCAACGGCTACGACGCCACGGCGTCGGGCGGCACCAATCTCGGCCCGACCAATCCCAAGCTGATCGACCGCATCAAGGGCGACGCCGAGAAGCTGAAGGCGGAGAATCCGAACCAGCCTGTTCCGATGAATCTGGTGACGTCATCGGGCAGCGGCCTCGATCCCCATATCAGCCCTGAAGCCGCCTATTTCCAGGTCGCTCGGGTGGCCAAGGCCAGGGGCGTCGATGAAGCCAAGATCAAGGCGCTTGTCGACGGCCAGGTCGAGGGCAGGGAACTCGGCTTCATGGGAGAGCCGGTGGTCAACGTGCTGGCGCTCAACATCGCGCTGGACGCCGCTAAATAGTTGATGGCGAGGTCCGGGGATCGACAGCATCCCCGGGCCTCTCCATGATTGATCCCGATGCCGGAAGACCGAAGCAACGAAAACAGACCTTCCCCCGACGCGCTGCTCGAGCATGCCGAGCGGGAGGGGCGCGGCCGTCTGCGGATATTCCTTGGTGCAGCCCCGGGTGTCGGCAAGACCTACGAAATGCTGATGTCGGGCCGCGCCAGGCTGGCCGACGGCATCGATGTGGTGATCGGCGTCGTCGAGACACACGGCCGCAAGGAAACACAGGCCCTGGTCGAGGGCTACGAAGTCATCCCCCGCCGCAAGGTCGACTACAAGGGGCGCATGCTCGACGAGATGGATATCGACGCCATCCTCGCGCGACGCCCGGCGCTGGTTCTCGTCGATGAACTCGCCCATACCAACGCGCCCGGCAGCCGTCACCCCAAGCGCTACCTCGACGTCCAGGAGATCCTGGCGCGAGGCATCGACGTCTACACGACGCTCAACATCCAGCATGTCGAAAGCCTGAATGATGTCGTGGCGCAGATCACGCGGGTCAGGGTGCGTGAAACGGTTCCCGATTCCATCATCGACCAGGCCGATGACGTCGAAATCATCGATCTGACGCCCGACGACCTGATCAAGCGGCTGGAGGAGGGCAAGGTCTATTTCCCCAACACCGCGCAGCGCGCCGTCGAGAATTATTTCTCGTCAGGCAATCTGACGGCACTGCGGGAACTGGCGCTGCGCCGCACGGCCCAGCGTGTCGACGAGCAATTGCTCAATCACATGCAGTCCCATGCCATCCAAGGTCCCTGGGCCGCGGGGGAGAGGGTGCTCGTCTGCGTCGACGCAAGACCGGGCGGCGCGGCCCGCATTCGCTACGCACGCAGGCTGGCCGACCGGCTTCGTGCGCCATGGACGGCGCTTCATGTCGATACGCCTCGCTCGGCCGGCATGTCCGAGGAAGACAAGGACCGGCTCGCCACGCTCCTGCGCCTTGCCGAGCAGCTTGGCGCCGAGGTGACGACCATTCCGGGCCAGAATGTCGCGCAGGACATTGTGCGCCACGCGACGGCGAACAATTTCACCCATATCGTGGTGGGCAGGCCGACGCGGTCGCGTTGGCGCGAACTGATCGAGGGCTCACTCACCTATGATCTCATCCGCAATGCCGGCGATATCAGCGTCCATGTCATTTCAGGGACCGAGCGCAATACCGAGGCGACGTCGAGAAGCCTCCGGACGGTGGACGAGCAGCAGCAGTTCCAGATCTGGCCCTATCTGAAGGCTACGGCCTATGTTGCCGGCTCGCTCGCCTTCGCCGCCCTGCTCGACCAGTTTCTCGACGTGCGCAATCTCGCGATCATCTTTCTCATTGCCGTGCTGGCATCGGCGGTCACCGGCGGGCTGTGGCCGGCTTTGTACGCGTGTCTCGCCAGCGCCCTTGCCTTCAACTATTTTTTCCTGGAGCCGCGCTACACGCTGACGATCCGGGATCCGGAAAGCATTGTCGCACTTGCGGTCTTCCTGGTTGTTGCCGTAATCGCCAGCAATCTGACGGCGCGCGTGCAGCGCCAGGCCGTCGCCGCCCGCTCGCGTGCGCGGGCCACCGAGGACATCTACCTCTTTTCCAAGAAGCTCGCCGGTGCCGGCACGCTCGACGACGTCCTGTGGGCAACCGCTTTCCAGATCGCCTCGATGCTCAAGCTGCGGGTGGTGTTGCTTCTGCCCGAAGACGGCACCATCACCGTCAAGGCCGGCTATCCGCCCGACGACACGCTGGCCGAGGCCGACATTGCGGCTGCCCGCTGGGCCTGGGAGCACAACCGTGCCGCCGGGCGCGGCGCCGACACGCTGCCTGGCGCCAAGCGCCTCTACCTCCCCTTGCGCACGGGGCGCACCGCGATCGGTGTCGTCGGCCTCGACAATGACAAGCAGGGCCCGCTGCTGACGCCCGAGCAACAGCGCCTGCTCGACGCGCTGGCTGATCAGGCGGCGGTGGCGATCGAACGCATCCAGCTCGTCGCCGATGTCGATCGCGCCAAGCTCGCCGCCGAAGCCGACCGGCTGCGCTCGGCTTTGCTGACTTCGATTTCGCATGATCTGAAAACGCCGCTCTCAGCCATCATGGGGGCGGCCGGCACGCTCAAGGAATTCGCGCCCGATCTGCCCGAGCAGGACCGGGCGGAGCTTCTGTCGACGGTGATCGACGAATCGGAGCGGCTGAACCGCTTCATCGCCAACCTGCTTGACATGACCAAGATCGAATCCGGTGCGATGGAGCCGAATTACGCTCTCCATTATGTCGGCGATATCGCCGGCACGGCGCTCAACCGCGCCCGCAAGATCACCAGCGAACACAAGATCGAGGTCGATATTCCATCCGATCTGCCGATGCTGAAGCTCGATCCCGTGCTGTTCGAACAGGTTCTGTTCAATCTTCTCGACAATGCTTCGAAATATTCCCCGCCCGGCTCGACAATCCGCGTGCGGGGATGGGCAGACAATGGGTCCGTCATCGTGCAGATCATGGATGAGGGACCGGGCATCCCGGCGCAGGACCTGGAACGCGTCTTCGACACTTTTTATCGGGTGCGCAAGGGTGACCAGGTGCGCGCCGGCACCGGGCTTGGCCTATCGATCTGTCGTGGCTTCGTCGAATCGATGGGTGGCACGATCTCGGCCGCGAACCGGACCGACCGTCCCGGTGCCGCTTTCACCATCAGGATGCCGGTGCCGGCGGAAGTACGCGATGCCGACAATCGTGGCGAAGAGACCAGCGTGGATCAGCCGTGATGACCAACTCGAATGTCAGGATACTGGTTGTCGATGACGAGCCGCCGATCCGCAAACTGCTGCGCGTTGGCCTCGGCAGCCAGGGCTATGCGGTCAGCGAGGCGCCGAACGCCAAGGCGGCGATCGAGCTGATGGAACAGGAAAAGCCGGACCTGGTGCTGCTCGACCTCGGCCTGCCCGGCATGAGTGGCCATGAGCTCCTGCGCAAATGGCGTGACGACGGCCTCGACATTCCCGTCGTCATCCTCTCCAGCCGCACCGACGAGGCCGGCATCGTCAATGCGCTCGAACTCGGCGCCGACGATTATGTCACCAAGCCGTTCGGCATGAACGAACTGGTGGCGCGCATCCGCGTGGCGCTGCGGCACAAGTTCCAGCAGCAGGGCGAGAAGCCTGTCTTCCAGAGCGGCGACCTCAGCGTCGATCTGGTCAAGCGCATCGTCAAGGTCGAAGGCAAGGAGATAAAACTCTCGCCGAAGGAATACGACATACTGCGCATCCTGGTGCAGCATGCCGGCAAGGTGCTGACCCATCATTTCATCCTGAAGCAGATCTGGGGCGACTCGACCGACGTGCAATATCTCAGGGTCTATGTCAGGCAGCTCAGGCAGAAGATCGAGAAGACCCCCGACCAGCCGCACCACATCACCACCGAGACCGGTGTCGGCTACCGGTTGCGTGTCGACTGAGACAGCCTCATCGATTGAATCTGCGTCAGCCGGTGGCTTCCAGCGGCCGGTTTGCGGCCGTGGATGTCCGCAAGGCAGCGACGCAACCGAGGACGCCGAGCGGCACGAAGGCGAGGAACAGCCAGCTCGCGACGTTGGCTGCCGCGTCGTGGTTCAATCCTTGCGAAAAACCGCTGGCATTGGCGACGATGCCGGCAAGGGCGGCGCCCACGGCGTAACCGATGCGCTGCATGGTCGGCACCGCGGCCGAGGCGATGGTCTGTTCGTCGTCCGGAGCGGAGGCGACGATGACGCGGGTCAGGAACGGCCAGGCGATGCCGAAGCCGCCGCCTTGCAACAGGGCGCATATCAGGATCAGCGGGATCGAGCCCAGCGGTATCGTATAGGCGAAGCCGGCGATGCCCGCCGCGATCATCAATGCGCCGCAGACAATGATCAGGCGCTCGCGCTGTGGCGGGGCGTTGGCGACAAGGATCGACAGGATCGACCAGGCGATCGATTCGGCGGCGATGATGTAGCCGGTGGTCAGCAGCGGAATGTCGTGCAGGCTGGTCAAAAGCAGCGGTCCGTAGACGCCGAAGGAACAGGTCGCGACGGAAAAGGCGGCGACCATGGTCATGCCCGCGCCCACCGGCGTCCGCCACGAGAACAGTCGCGCCGGGAAAAGCCGCGAGCGCGGCTTCAGCGCATCGACGAAGAAGAACAGCGCCAGGCCGGCCAGGCCCAGCACGATCAGCAGCGAGGAGCGCAGCAGCGCGATATCGACGCCGGCCGAGGCGATCAGCACCACGGCGACGGCAAGACAGCCAAGCGCGGCGAACGGGAAGGGGGGTGCCTTGCCCGCGCCGGCGATGGGTCGCTTCGCCTCCGGGGTGTTCAGAACGAGGAAGCTGGCCAGAGCCATGGCGGTGCCGCCGAAGGTGAAGACGCCGAAGGCCCAGCGCCACGACAGGAGCTCGGTCATGATCGCGCCCAGCAACGGGCCGCTGAAGGCGGCGACGCCCCAGATCGCCGACATGATGCCGAAAAGCTGCGGCCAGATGGCGCGCGAAAACAGCCGCTCGACCGAGACGAAAGCCAGCGACACCAGCGCGCCGCCGCCAAGTCCTTCGATCAGGCGGCCGGCGAGGAACAATTGCATGGAAGGCGAGGTGGCGCAGATCAGTGCGCCGGCCGCGTAGAGCAGGGCCGCGACCACCATGTTGGTGCGCAGCGCCACATAGCTCACCAGCCGTCCGGCCGCGGCGCCGGCGACGATGGCACCGAGCTCGTAGACCGCCAGCGACCAGCCGACGAGCTGTACGCCGGCCATTTCACCGACCATGGCCGGCATGACGGTCGCCACCATCGTCTCATTGGTGGCGTGCAGCAGGATGCCGAGGCTGATGAAGCAGAAGCGCGCCAGGTCGCCGCTCGCCCATAATGCGCGCCAGTCGACCCTGTTTGTGCTGATTTCAGTCATATCCACCCTATGCTCTGCATATCTCGATCGCGGCGTACGGCACCAGAAGCCAGCAAGGCTTTCCGGCAGGACCATGCGCGGCCATAGCGCCGGATAGCGTGCCTATCGAGGTGCCGGTCCGGTCGGGGTGGGCTTGTAGGACCTCAACCGCGGTTGAGGACAAGCGGTTTTTTCAAGAGGTCAGTTCTCGGTGCTGCGCAGCTGGAACTGGCTGACGCCGATGGCGAGATTGACGCCTGTCTGGGTCTGCAGGCTGAGTGGCTGGAGCGTGAAAGCCCGCGAAGAGCCGCCGACCAAAAGATTGGCGCCGGCTCCGACGGCAGCCGTGACCTCCGCGCTGGCGCCGATATAGTCGCCCGCCAGCGCACCGGGCGCGTAGATGTTCTTCAGCGGCGTCAGCACCAGCCAGCGCATCACCGCCTGCTTTGTCGTGCCGATGTCGAGGCCGTATTTGTTGACCGCGCCGAAATAGGCCTCCGGCGCGAAGGTCTTGTCGGTCGGGGTGAAGGTGCAGCTGAGGTCCTTGGACGAACCGAAGATGAAGCCGGTGCCGCCACCTATGGCGCATTCAAGGGTACCGAGTTCGATGCCGCGGTCCTGCGCCTGCGTCTGTGTGGCGCCGAGCACGAGTGCAATCACGGCAGCGGCTGTCTTCGACATGGCGTTCCCCTCAAAATCAAACGGCGCGGAACCATCCTATATGGTTCCGCGCCGCAAGGTAGAGAGGAGCGCGTAGCTCCTTGCGATCACTTGAGCGAGTGGATCAGCTGAAGCGAGGTCACAGCCACGGCGAGATTGACGCCGGTCTGCGCCTGGACGCTGAGCGGCTCCAGCATGAAGGCGCTGTCGAAGCCGCCAACCAGCAGATTGGCGCCGCCGCCGGTAACGACGCTCGCCTCGGCGTTGACTCCGTAATAGCTGCCGGCAAGATCGCCCGCATCGCGGTCGCGGGTTGCGGCAAAAACCGCCCAGACGAGCTGGCCCTGATGTGTCTGGCCGAGATCGACACCGATCTTGGAGATGACGCCGGTGTAAATCTCCGACGGTCCGTGATGATAGGGACGGAAGACGCAGGACACGCCCTTGTTGGAGGCGACGATATAGGCGGTGCCGCCGTCGATGGTGCAGTCGAGCGTGCCGAGCTGCAGCCTGCCGGCGCTGGCCGGGGCGGCAGCGAACACGGTCGTTGCAAGGGCAGCGGCGCAGACGAGTTTCTTGATCATGGGAGGGTCCTTTCGCAAATCGCTTGGAAATAACGGCTTGAATGGCCAGACCGTTCCGCTGAAAACTTGGCGCGAACAAGGCAAGGGTTAACGGTCTGCCGCAGGGGTTAATGCACGGTTGCCGGATTGCGGGCGATCTTCAGCGCCGCGTGTCCTTTTGGACACGCGGGATGGCGCTTTAATATCGGATCCGTCTAAGTCGAGGTCAGCTGACCCGGGCGAGGCCATCCTTGGCCGGCTGATAGGTGGGGTCGAGGCGCACGGCCTCGCGATAGGATTTCGCCGCCTTGGCCTTGTCGCCGCGCCGCTCGTAGATCAGCGCCTGATTGGCCCAGGCCTCGGCGTTCTTGCCGTCGAGCTTGATGGCCATGTTGAAGTCGGAGAAGGCATTGTCCTCGTCGCCCGTCGCCAGATAGGAGAGGCCACGGCCGTTGTAGGGCTCTGCCGCATCCGGCGCCAGCGAGATGGCGGTCGAGAAGTCCTCGATGGCGAATTTGTGCTGGCCCTGACTCTGATAGATCAGGCCGCGATTGTGGTAGGCGCGGGCGTCCGTCGTGTCGAGCTGGATCGCTTTCTGGAAGTCGTTGAAGGCATCCTGGGTCCGGCCCGCCTTGCGGTAGAGATTGCCGCGGCCGATATAGGCGGCATCATAACTGCCGTTGATCTGGATCGATCGGTTGTAGTCGGCGAGAGCGGCTTCCTGGTTGCCGAGGAAGCGCTGGATGAGAGCCCGGTTGGAATAGGCCTGGTAGAAATTCGGGTTGAGTTGGATGGCCTGGTTGAAGTCCTTGAGCGCCGCCTGGTATTGGCCGCCGCGGCCATAGGCCGAACCACGGACGTTATAGCCTTCCGGATCCTGGGGATTGCGCTGGATCACCGCCGACAGCGAGGAGATATTCTCGCTCGATCCTTGCGCCTTGTCGATGTTGTTGAACTCGCCGGTCGGGCCCGATGTCTGGCAGCCGGCAAGCACCAATCCGGAAAGCAGGGCCGCTGTCAGGGCGAAACCACGCAATGCGGTCCCGCGCTCCACGCTCGTTGCGTTCATGTCTGCCCTGTCCTCACTTGCGCCGTCGTTCAGGTCCGGTTCCCCCCTCCGGGCCGGGTCACAATGTCATAAACTGTCAGAGCGTGATTTGTGCGCCCAGATGGGCGCGAGTCGCTCTAAACAAAAAGGTGGCGGCGATTCCGCATCGCGCCACCTCAGTATCCTTCGAAAAGGACGAAATATTGGCGATAATCAGCGCGGCGGACGCGCTGCACCAGCAGCACCACCGGCGGGAACGGGACGCGGGGTCATCGGCAGCAGGCCTTCGCGCTGAGCGCGCTTGCGAGCCAGCTTGCGGGCGCGGCGAACGGCCTCGGCCTTTTCACGGGCGCGCTTCTCGGAAGGCTTCTCGTAGTGACCGCGCATCTTCATTTCGCGGAAAATGCCTTCGCGCTGCATCTTCTTCTTGAGCGCGCGAAGCGCCTGATCAACGTTATTGTCGCGGACGAGTACCTGCACGGGCAATCCTGTCTTTCGGGTTTGATATCAACAGGCAAGCGGCCATAGCCACTAGCCTCCGCGGCGGTCGACACCACGAATTGTGGCGGCTGATAGCAGAATCAAGCCGCGCTGTCCACAGTCGAAATGCAGGACAACAGCCAAATTGCCACGGTAGGCGCGAGATAGGGCGCCGACTACGCCGTGGCCAGGTGCAGCCGTTCGAAATCCTGGAAGAATTCGCCGTAGTCGCAGGTGATCTCCTCGCCGGCGGCAATGTCGCGCGTCGCGGTGGCGCCGCCATATTGCGAAAAATCGGTGTTCGGCGTCGCCGAATGGTTCATAAAGCGGCCATTGTCGACCTCATAGACCATGAAACCCGGCCGATCCGGGCTCGGATAGGCGTAGCGGTCGAGCAATTCCTTCAGAGGCTGGGGCGCGGCCTCGTATTTGTCCATCGGGATCAGCCGGTCGAAATCCGGGTCGAGCCGCCAAATCGAGGCGCCTTTCCGGATCGGCTCGGCGGCAAACATGCCGACGCCCTCGATTGCGCTCGCGGCGACATAGGTTCGGATCAGCATCATGGTTTCGGGACCCGTTTCGACACCAAAACGGAATCGCCAAATCACGCGGAAAAAGCAAGACCGGCTGCCTGCGTCAAAGCGGCGAACCGGCCTGTTGCCTGCAAAAAACCTTCACGTCCGGTTGATCGAGACGCCGCCATCGGCAAACAGCGCGGTTCCCGTGGTGAAGCTCGAGGCGTCGGAGGCGAGATAAAGCGCCGAACGGGCAATCTCCTCAGGCTGCGCCATGCGTTTCAAGGCATGGATGCCTTCGACGAAAGCGCGGGCCTCGGGTGTCGTCGTCGTCGCGCCTGGCGTGTCGGTGCCGCCCGGCAGCAAGGCGTTAACGCGCAGGCCTTTCGGGCCGTATTCGGCGGCCAGAACCTGTGTCAGGCCGATCAGGCCGGCCTTGGCTGCGGCGTAGGCGGCCATGCCCGGCATGCCGGCGGTGTAGCCGACAAAGCTCGAGGTGAAGATCAGCGAGCCGCCGCCGCGCTCCAGCATCGCCGGTATCTGGTACTTCGCTCCGAGAAAGGCGCTGGTCAGGTTGATGTC
It encodes:
- a CDS encoding SET domain-containing protein; its protein translation is MMLIRTYVAASAIEGVGMFAAEPIRKGASIWRLDPDFDRLIPMDKYEAAPQPLKELLDRYAYPSPDRPGFMVYEVDNGRFMNHSATPNTDFSQYGGATATRDIAAGEEITCDYGEFFQDFERLHLATA
- a CDS encoding SDR family oxidoreductase translates to MLALANKIAIVTGASSGIGRATAKLFAEEGAKLVVSARRQAELDTLVAEISDAEGTAAALAGDVRDEAYAKALVDLAVESFGGLDIAFNNAGAVGLMAPLPDMMPAAWHETMDINLTSAFLGAKYQIPAMLERGGGSLIFTSSFVGYTAGMPGMAAYAAAKAGLIGLTQVLAAEYGPKGLRVNALLPGGTDTPGATTTTPEARAFVEGIHALKRMAQPEEIARSALYLASDASSFTTGTALFADGGVSINRT